One segment of Campylobacter concisus DNA contains the following:
- a CDS encoding DUF2798 domain-containing protein, which yields MIPAKFYRYVFAFIMSAFMAFFMSFVLTYLNLGFVDGFVKIWLIAYVKAFVVAYPVLLLVSPFVTKLTQILCKK from the coding sequence ATGATACCAGCGAAATTTTATAGATATGTTTTTGCGTTTATAATGTCAGCATTTATGGCATTTTTTATGTCGTTTGTGCTGACGTATCTAAACCTTGGCTTTGTTGATGGTTTTGTAAAAATTTGGCTAATTGCTTATGTAAAAGCCTTTGTAGTAGCTTATCCTGTGCTTTTGCTAGTTTCTCCATTTGTAACAAAACTCACACAAATTTTGTGTAAAAAATAA
- a CDS encoding NAD(P)H-dependent oxidoreductase, with the protein MSEILVVSGHTDLENSFANKIILSGLKKHLPEAKFDILSELYKNYAIDVKAEQEKLVKADVIVLVYPFFWYGVPSLLQKWLEDVLVHGFSHGSKGDKLHGKKLVLSFTSGAPEELYKKEALQRYEIEEFLPPLMALANMCGMEFAGYVYSGGLSYQSRHDEAKLALMRQKALDHAKRLEELIGKIS; encoded by the coding sequence ATGAGTGAAATTTTAGTAGTATCAGGTCACACAGACCTTGAAAATTCTTTTGCGAATAAGATCATCTTGAGCGGGCTAAAAAAGCACTTGCCAGAGGCTAAATTTGACATACTAAGCGAGCTTTATAAAAACTACGCTATCGATGTAAAAGCCGAGCAAGAAAAGCTAGTAAAGGCTGATGTGATCGTGCTTGTTTATCCATTTTTCTGGTACGGCGTGCCATCGCTTTTGCAAAAGTGGCTTGAAGATGTGCTAGTTCATGGCTTCTCTCACGGCAGCAAGGGAGATAAGCTACATGGCAAAAAGCTAGTGCTTTCATTTACCTCTGGCGCGCCTGAGGAGCTTTATAAAAAAGAGGCGCTTCAGCGCTATGAGATAGAGGAGTTTTTGCCGCCACTTATGGCGCTAGCAAATATGTGTGGCATGGAGTTTGCAGGCTATGTTTATAGCGGAGGGCTATCATATCAGAGCAGGCACGATGAGGCAAAGCTTGCTTTGATGAGGCAAAAGGCGCTTGATCATGCAAAGAGGCTAGAGGAGTTGATAGGTAAAATTTCATGA
- a CDS encoding putative quinol monooxygenase — MIKKLFLLAVLAAFAFGAEAKVSLYELLSTPNNKSLLRQLGRENILSSKSEPGTQAIFFASAKSKPELFYVLEFYKDEAAYKKHISSAHFKKFASASAEILASKKAISVKKRAAFSKNLTPERLKDAYFHITNLSLLAKSDAKFEKIIKKYMQKSVDEGAYAQFAFSQKETPNKWVLVEIYKDEASFESYRHSENYKAYAKERAGLIDEFDGFGLNNETSFSKVKF, encoded by the coding sequence ATGATAAAAAAGCTATTTTTACTAGCGGTTTTGGCGGCGTTTGCCTTTGGGGCGGAGGCAAAAGTGAGCTTATATGAGCTGCTTTCAACGCCAAATAACAAGAGTTTGCTAAGACAGCTTGGTAGGGAAAATATACTAAGCTCAAAGAGCGAGCCAGGCACGCAGGCGATCTTTTTTGCGAGCGCAAAGAGCAAGCCAGAGCTATTTTACGTGCTTGAGTTTTACAAGGACGAGGCGGCTTATAAAAAGCATATAAGCTCGGCGCATTTTAAGAAATTTGCAAGCGCGAGCGCTGAAATTTTAGCTAGCAAAAAGGCTATAAGCGTGAAAAAAAGGGCTGCGTTTTCTAAAAATTTAACGCCAGAGCGCCTAAAAGATGCCTACTTTCACATTACAAACTTAAGCCTTTTAGCAAAGAGCGATGCGAAATTTGAAAAGATCATCAAAAAATATATGCAAAAAAGCGTAGATGAGGGCGCTTATGCGCAGTTTGCCTTTAGTCAAAAAGAGACGCCAAACAAATGGGTGCTGGTTGAAATTTACAAAGATGAAGCTAGCTTTGAGAGCTACCGCCACAGCGAAAACTACAAGGCTTACGCCAAAGAGCGAGCTGGGCTAATAGATGAATTTGACGGCTTTGGTCTTAATAATGAGACCTCATTTAGCAAGGTAAAATTTTAG